The following is a genomic window from Pseudoalteromonas rubra.
GGCGTTGTGCCTGGTTACGCGCCAGGGTGCGAATAAGTTGATCCCACTCGGGCGGTGCAAAGCCAATCTGAAATTTATCGATGGTTTGCTGAGACAGGCCACGCCCAGTGACGTAGGCTTTAACCTCCGCTGATTTCTGATGTTGATTAAGCTGCTGCTGATAGTAACGCGCAGTTTGCTGCATCAGATCGTAATCGGACTTTTTCTCTTCAAAGCTTCTTTGTGGTCCGCCCAGGCCTTGTTCCCTGGGGATTTCCAGGCTGAACTGACCCGCTAATTCTTCAATGGCATCGACGAATTCGAGCTTGTCGTATTCCATTAAAAATGAAATGGCATTGCCGTTAGCACCACAGCCAAAACAATGATAAAACTGTTTATCACGAGAGACGGTGAAAGAAGGGGTTTTCTCGTTATGAAAAGGGCAACAGGCCTGATAATCTTTGCCGGCTTTTTTCAGACCAATACGGTTATCGATTAATTCAACGATGTCGGTTCTGGCCAACAGGTCGTCGATAAATTGTCTTGGGATTTTTCCTGCCATTTTTACCCTATCGCTTAGACGAAGAAACCGAGCGCTAGGCTCGGTTTACTTATAATCATACTTGATGCGGGGCTTATGCGCTAAGCTTCTGTTTAATCAAACCTGAAACTTTGCCCATATCAGCACGACCTTCAGCTTTTGCTTTGATCACGCCCATTACTTTGCCCATATCCTGCATACCAGCGGCGCCGGTGTCGGCGATTGCAGATTCGATCAAACTTGCTATTTCTTCTTCGCTCAAAGGTTGAGGTAAGAAGGACTCCAGCACGATGATCTCACCCGCTTCTACGTCCGCTAAATCTTCGCGGCCAGCGTCTTTATACTGAGTATAAGAATCGCGGCGTTGTTTTACCAGTTTCACTAAAACGGAGGTAATACCTGCGTCGTCCAGTGTGGTCTGGTTGTCGATTTCTCGTTGCTTAACTTCAGCAAGGGCAGCACGAATAGCAGTAAGACGAGGTTTGTCTTTGGCTTTCATTGCCGCTTTTTGCGCGTCTTTTAACGTAGCTAACAGGCTCATATGCAAGACTCGCAGCGATTAGTATAATTTAACGCGACGTGCGTTTTCGCGAGAAAGCTTTTTCATGTGACGCTTAACAGCAGCCGCTTTCTTACGCTTACGCTCAGCTGTTGGCTTTTCATAGTGCTCGCGACGACGAACTTCTGAAAGGATACCTGCTTTTTCACATGAACGCTTGAAACGACGAAGTGCTACGTCAAACGGTTCGTTCTCTCTTACTTTAATTACTGGCATTAAAAATTCACCTACCTAATTAGTGAGCTTTGCTCTAACCGACCAAAAAACGGTCAATTGGTTCAAAAATGGTGCGGTATTGTAAGCCGAAGCATCACCGCATGTAAAGACCAAATTATAGTTAAAATTGCGGCAACTGTCATGCCACAGGCCTGAAGCCACGGTCAACGTGAGCATTTATACTAAACTGTCCATTAATTCAGCAAGTTAGTGTAAATGCGGGATTGGTTAAGTGCGCTGGTAGAGACGGCAACAAACCTGTCCGGCTTGTTTTTCTTTCAAAATTGTCCAGTTCTCGGGAAATGTGGGCGTACTCTCGCGTTCAAATTCGACATAAATGAGGGCATCTTCACTTAGCCACTGATTGGCCTCCAGCAAAGCACAGCAGGATTGCACCATGTCGCGCCTGAATGGTGGGTCAACAAATACCAGGTCAAACGGTTGTGCTGCCGGGGTCGCCAGTTTATTCAGGCTATCGCCTTGTTCGACCCGGGCATTGTCAACCTTGAGCGTATCGGCGTTTTGTTGCAGCTGTTGTGCAACCTGCTTATCAAATTCGAAGAAGGTGGCGCTGTGCGCAAACCGTGACAAAGCCTCAAAGCCCAGGCTACCAGAGCCCGCAAAACAGTCGAGTACTTTGGCATCTCTGACATCCTGCATCAGCCAGTTAAACACGGTTTCTTTGACTCGGTCGGTGGTTGGTCTGAGTCCTTCAACGTCTTTAACGGGCAGTTTTCTGCCTCGAAATCGCCCACTGATCAATCGGATATGCCCTGACACCGGCTTTTTTGACTGCTGCTTTCTCATTTTTTACCAACTACGCGCAAAAGATAGCGGTCAGTATACCGCATCGGGGGAGGTGGATAGCAAGGTTTATTGTGACGCAGTGTGTTTATCAGGCAGATATCACTAAGCTGTGATTTTTCATCCTATTGGAACATGTTACACTGTCGCTCCAGTAATGATAGAGCTTGTTATCAGCCATTTGCATGGCCTGTCAGGTTTTCCTACAGAGCGCGGCCAGTGCATTTGGAGTATCTGCGCAAACAAGTTCTCACTAATTTGATTGCACACTAAAACGGTATTTAGCGAGTTATGGGTAAAAAGAGCAAAATTCTATCCTGGTTAGGATTTGGAAAGTCAGATAAAAAGCAGCAAGAAGCTGAACGAGAAGCCGCTCGCTTGGCCGAAGAGCAGGCAGCGCGAGAAGAAGCCGCTCGCTTGGCCGAAGAGCAGGCAGCGCGAGAAGAAGCCGAGCGTTTAGCTAAAGAGCAGGCAGAGCGTGAAGAAGCCGAGCGTTTAGCTAACGAGCAGGCAGCGCGTGAAGAATCTGAGCGTCTTGCCAAAGAGCAGGCAGAGCGCGAAGAATCTGAGCGTCTTGCCAAAGAGCAGGCAGAGCGCGAAGAAGCCGAGCGTCTTGCTAAAGAGCAGGCAGAGCGCGAAGCAGCCGAGCGTCTTGCTAAAGAACAGGCAGAGCGTGAAGCAGCAGAGCGTCTTGCTAAAGAACAGGCAGAGCGTGACGAAGCCGAGCGCCTTGCTAAAGAGCAGGCAGAGCGCGAAGAAGCAGCGCGTTTAGCTAAAGAGCAGGCAGAGCGTGACGAAGCCGAGCGTTCAGCTAAAGAGCAGGCCGAGCGTGACGAAGCCGAGCGTCTTGCTAAAGAGCAGGCGGAACGAGAAGAAGCAGCGCGTTTAGCCAAAGAACAGGCAGAGCGAGAAGAAGCCGAGCGTTTAGCCAAAGAACAGGCAGAGCGTGAAGAAGCCGCGCGTTTAGCCAAAGAACAGGCTGAGCGTGAAGAAGCAGCGCGTTTAGCCAAAGAACAGGCAGAGCGTGAAGAAGCAGCGCGTTTAGCCAAAGAACAGGCTGAGCGCGAAGAAGCCGAGCGTTTAGCCAAAGAACAGGCCGAGCGTGAAGAAGCTGAGCGTTTAGCCAAAGAGCAGGCAGAGCGTGAAGAAGCAGCGCGTTTAGCCAAAGAACAGGCAGAGCGTGAAGAAGCAGCGCGTTTAGCCAAAGAACAGGCTGAGCGCGAAGAAGCCGAGCGTTTAGCCAAAGAACAGGCAGAGCGTGAAGAAGCTGCGCGTTTAGCTAAAGAGCAGGCAGAGCGCGAAGAAGCCGAGCGTTTAGCTAAAAAACAGGCAGAGCGCGAAGAAGCCGAGCGTTTAGCCAAGGAACAGGCAGAGCATGAAGAAGCTGCGCGTTTAGCCAAAGAGCAGGCAGAGCGTGAAGAAGCTGAGCGTCAGGCGCAGGAACAAGAAAAACCGAAGAAGAAAGGTTTTTTTGCTCGTCTGAAGCAGGGCTTGCTGAAAACTAAGACCAACATTGGTTCCGGCTTTGCCAATATTTTCCGGGGCAAAAAGATCGACGATGAGCTATTCGAAGATCTGGAAACACAGTTATTGACGGCTGACATTGGTGTTGAGACAACCATGAAGCTGATAGATAACCTGACTGATGCAGCGGACCGTAAGCAGCTCAAAGATGGCGAAGCGCTATATGATCTGATGAAACAGGAAATGGCAGATATTCTGAAGGATGCAGAAAAGCCGCTAGAGATCCCGGCCAATAAAAAACCATTTGTGATTTTGATGGTGGGTGTGAATGGGGTTGGTAAGACCACCACAATCGGCAAAATGGCGAAGCAGTTCCAGGCTCAGGGTAAGTCAGTGATGCTGGCCGCCGGTGATACTTTCCGGGCAGCAGCGGTAGAGCAGCTGCAAGTGTGGGGTGAGCGTAACGATATTCCTGTTATTGCGCAGCATACTGGTGCAGACAGTGCATCGGTTGTATTCGATGCCTTCCAGGCTGCACAGGCACGTGATGTTGACGTATTAATAGCAGATACGGCCGGTCGATTGCAGAATAAAGATAACCTGATGCAGGAGCTTGAAAAAATTGCGCGGGTTATGAAGAAATTGGATCCGGATGCACCACACGAAGTGATGCTTACTATAGATGCGGGCACTGGCCAAAATGCGATTAGTCAGGTGAAACTATTTGATCAGGCCGTGGGTCTGACTGGCATTACCCTGACTAAGCTGGATGGTACCGCCAAGGGTGGGGTGATCTTTGCGGTTGCAGATCAATTCAAGATGCCTATCCGCTATATTGGTGTAGGTGAAAGTATTGACGATCTGAGAACCTTTAAGAGCGATGACTTTATCGAAGCACTTTTCAGTCAGGATAATTAAGACTGACAGTCAGGTGCTGCTCTGATCCTGCATGTCGGGATCAGGTAAAGCGGAAGCAGTATAACAAGAGCAGGGCAGGCAATGATCAAGTTTGAGCAAGTCAGTAAAACCTACCCCGGTGGACACCGGGCGCTGGAAAAGGTCAGTTTTGAGCTCACTAAAGGTGAGCTGGCGTTTCTGACTGGTCACAGTGGTGCGGGTAAGAGTACCCTGCTGAAGTTGATCAGCCTGATGGAACGCCCCTCAGCCGGGCGTGTTGCCATCAATGGTGTCGATCTGAATCAAATTAAAAATAGCCAGGTGCCGTATATTCGTCGCGACATTGGCATTATTTTTCAAAATCACCGCCTGCTGGAGCGCTATAATGTCTTCGACAATGTGGCACTGCCATTGGTCATTGAGGGCACCCATCATAATCATATGACCAAACGGGTACATGCGGCACTCGATAAGGTCGGCCTGCTAGACAAAGTAAAGTGTCAGCCGAGCACTTTGTCTGGAGGTGAACAGCAACGTGTGGGGATCGCCCGTGCAATTGTGAATTCGCCCCCCTTATTATTGGCAGATGAGCCGACCGGTAACCTGGATCCGGAATTATCAATGGAAATTCTCAAGTTGTTTGAGGACTTTAACCGCCATGGCACGTCGGTACTGATTGCCACACACGACCTTGGCCTGATTGCGCGGATGAAATACCGTAGTCTGACACTGGATCATGGCCGTTTAATTCAGGATCCTCTGCTGGGCACGTCGCTGCCAGGAGACGCGCTATGAGCTTATTATTCAAAGGTCGCGGCACGCAAAACGACAAACAAAGCAAATCGGTGATCCTGAAGTGTTACTTCTTCATTATTACGATATTGCGTCAGGGTGTGCATAGTTTAGGTGAAATGTGGCGTACCCCTTTGGCGTCGATGATGACCATTTTGGTGCTGGGTCTGAGTCTGACGTTACCAACCACCCTGTATGTGGTGGTTAAGAATGTGCAGAAAGTCAGTAGCGGCTTTCAGGAAGCGGCTGAGATCTCTTTGTTTGTCAAAGACAGTGTCAGTGAGCAGGCAACACAGACTTTGGTAAAGCGGCTGGCACTTTACCCTGAAATTGACACCGTTAGTTTCATTGGCAAAGACAACGCGCTGGAAGAGTTCAAATCCATCTCCGGGTTTGGCCAGGCACTGGATTATCTCGAAGAAAACCCGTTGCCCAGCGTCGTTCTGGTGACACCGACGGTTCGTCACCGCAGTGCACAAGCTGCTAATGCTCTGCTAAATAAACTGGAGCAGGAAAGAGAAATTGAGTTTGGTAAGTTAGATATTGAATGGCTTGAGCGCCTCAATGCCTTACTTAGCTTGCTTAAAGAAAGCGTGATCACCATCGGCTTACTGTTGCTCAGTGCTGTAGTCCTTATCATTGGTAACACCATTCGCTTGTCTATTATGGATAAGAAAGAAGAGATCCAGGTACTCAAGCTTGTTGGTGCGACCAACACATTTATTCATACGCCGTTTTTATGGACCGGGATCTGGTATGGGATCATTGGCGGCTTGATCGCCTTTATTTGTGTCATGTTGATGCTGTGGTGGCTTGAGTCAGCCGTTGCCCTGGTGGTGGGTGTGTATCAAAGTAACTTTGTACTACAGGGGTTATCTGGATCAGAGTTGCTGTGCCTGTTATTGCTGGCTGTGGCGTTGGGCTTTATCGGGTCTTTTTTATCGGTAAGAAAGTACATCAAAGACATCGAGCCAGACAAGGTGTAAAACTGCGCTCAGTTGTAATGGCCAAGAGAGTGCTAACTGATAAATACTTTAGCACTCTGTTAGGATAGATTAGCACTCTAACTCTTCCAAATTAGCACTGTCAGATATTGCAGCTGGCATTATCTGAACATCCGCTTACCATAAGTGCTTTTCTGAAGCCTAAAATACCCGTTTAAAATCAATGGCTTAATTATTAATTAAAGTGTAATAATAAAAAGCTTGATCTTTAAGGTTGAAAAGTAGTAGATTGCATTTAGCACTCTAAGGTAAAGAGTGCTAAAATTGGCAAAACGAATTATCACTGAGGTGAAAAATGAGTAAAGACATTTATGCGATGGCACTGACCGCTGGGCAACAAAGCGCGAGTATAGAAGGCTACCTACAATCGGTCAGTTCTATCCCGATGCTGGACGCTGAGCAGGAAAAAGCGTTGGCAACCCGCCTGCATGAGGATGGGGATTTGCACGCAGCTAAGCAGCTCATTATCTCTCATTTGAGATTTGTCGCCCATATTGCTAAAAGCTACTCTGGTTATGGCTTGCCACAGGCAGACTTAATCCAGGAAGGCAATATTGGTCTGATGAAAGCGGTGAAGCGCTTTGATCCGACAGTTGGTGTGCGTCTGGTGTCGTTTGCTGTACACTGGATCAAAGCCGAAATTCATGAATACGTATTAAAGAACTGGCGTATTGTTAAGGTTGCCACCACTAAAGCGCAACGCAAACTATTCTTCAACCTGCGTAAAAATAAGAAGCGCCTGGGTTGGTTTAATCAGGAAGAGATCACCACAGTTGCAAATGAACTGGGTGTCAGTGAAAAAGAAGTACGTGAAATGGAATCGCGCATGAGCGGCCAGGACATGGGTTTCGACTTAACTGCAGATGATGATGATAACAGTCCGAGCAGCAGTTTTTCACCGGTCCAGTACCTGACAGATGCAAGCAGTGATGTTGCAGAGGTCATTGAAGAAGAACAGTGGCAGGAGCAATCTCAAAACCGTCTTATCGCAGCAATGAAGACGCTGGATGAACGTTCTCAGGACATTGTGGCCGCACGTTGGCTGTCTGAAGATAAAGCGACGTTACAAGATTTGGCAGATAAATATCAGGTTTCAGCGGAACGCGTTCGTCAGCTGGAAAAATCTGCAATGAAAAAGTTACAGGCTGCAATGAGCTAATTGCTTAAGCTCCCTGAATAAAATTGAAAGTGCCGCTCAAGTTAGCGGCATTTTTTATGGCTGAAACAAAATTGAGCTTACAAGTGTAAGCCTATTTGATTATAATGCGCCGACTTGATAATAGGAGTCTCTATTTTGTTAGCTGTAGTTCGAATCCTGGCAATGGCGCTGTTTATCATCCTCAGTTGTCTGGCTGGCCTGACATTGAGCCTGATCCGCCCTTTCCATGCTAATAACGTGCATGTGGTTGCGTCCTGGTTTGGCAAGATGTCGCGTGTGATCGGGGTTAAGCTCGAGATCTCAATTGATCCTGGTGCGAAAGATCTGGGTCCCGCAATGTATATTGCTAATCACCAGAATAACTATGATTTATTTACCTTACCTGCTGTGGTGCCGCACAACACAGTGAGTATGGGCAAGAAAAGCCTGAAGTGGGTGCCTTTTTTTGGTCAGTTGTACTGGTTATCTGGCAACATTCTGATCGACAGGGCGAATCGCACAAAAGCGGTGAACACGCTGGACAAATCCATTGCAAAAATTAAGCAACGAGGGATGTCATTGTGGATGTTTCCGGAAGGAACGCGCAGCTACGGCAGAGGCTTACTGCCGTTTAAAACTGGTGCGTTTCATACTGCCCTGAGTGCTGATGTGCCTGTTGTGCCGGTTTGTATGAACAGTACGGCTGGTCAGATTAAGCTTAACCGTTGGGATAACGGCACAGTGTACATTGATGTTCTGGCACCAATCAGCCTGGACAAAGACATACCCGCACGTGAGCATGCCAAACAGATCCATGCTAAAATGGCAGCACATATTGCACAGTTAGACGAAAAAGTGAGAGCAGCAAGTGGAAAATTGGCAAGAGATCAGTGAAGACATCGTTGATTCGTTGTTAGAAGATGGGTCAAACCCGGATACCTTGTATGAGGTAGAACATCATTTTGTCAGCGAAGAATTTGAAAAGCTGGAACAGGCAGCGCTGGCTGCATTTAAACTTGGGTATGATGTTGAAGATCCGGCAGAGCTTGAGCTGGAAGATGGCAGTAAAATCTGGGGTTTTGATGTTGTCGTTGAAGCTGAGCTGGATGCAGCAGTGATTATGGAAGATGTCACTAAGCTGGTTGAAATTGCCACACACTGTGGTGTTGAGTACGATGGTTGGGGTACCTATTTTCAGGAGTAATCCCGCGTTGTAACTTCAGGTCAGGTGCCAAAGCAGCCCTGATCTGACACTTTTGTTCATAATACCTCATCCTTTTCTATTAAACTCGCTACAATGACTAGACAATTAAGTCTAGCCTATGCATATTAATGCAATTTACACTGCCGTCAGGCCTCATGCGAGCGATATGCGAGTCACCCTCCCTATTGAAGAGTTAAAACCCGGCATGTTTGTGGACAGCGTTCATAAACAAAAGTCAGGTGCTGAAGTTAAGATTAAATCTCGGGGTATGGTTCGGGATGACGCTATCATTGCTCGTCTGGTTGCCAATGGGGTGGTTGAGCTGAATATCGACTTTGCTCAAAGCGACATTCCGATTCCCGAAAAATACCAGCAACCCCAGGAAAAACCGGATGCGGCTGAGGCTGAGTCAAAAAAGCAGACGGCACAGCAAAAATCAGATAGAACCACCAAATCTGCTCCCACTAAAGAAAAAGTCATCAGCCTGGAAGAAGAATTTGCGAATGCAGCCAGGCAATTTGAACAGCACAATAAACAATTACAAATGCTGTATGGCAATCTGACAGCGGGCATGCAAGTCGATATGACGTTGATTAACGACATCAGTCAGGAAATAGTGGGCTCGGTACTGAGAAACACCAATGCGATGGCGATTTTAACGCGGATTAAGGACAAAGAAGGCTTTAATTGGCGTCATATGATCAACTGTGCGATTTTAGTGACTGTGTTTGCAAAGTATCTTGGCCTGGGTAAAAAGGTGATTGAACAAATGGCCATTGGTGCCATGCTACATGATGTTGGGCATACCAAAATACCTCAGGGCATCATCGACAAAAGTGGCCCCCTTAATAAATTA
Proteins encoded in this region:
- a CDS encoding GatB/YqeY domain-containing protein; its protein translation is MSLLATLKDAQKAAMKAKDKPRLTAIRAALAEVKQREIDNQTTLDDAGITSVLVKLVKQRRDSYTQYKDAGREDLADVEAGEIIVLESFLPQPLSEEEIASLIESAIADTGAAGMQDMGKVMGVIKAKAEGRADMGKVSGLIKQKLSA
- the ftsE gene encoding cell division ATP-binding protein FtsE, which translates into the protein MIKFEQVSKTYPGGHRALEKVSFELTKGELAFLTGHSGAGKSTLLKLISLMERPSAGRVAINGVDLNQIKNSQVPYIRRDIGIIFQNHRLLERYNVFDNVALPLVIEGTHHNHMTKRVHAALDKVGLLDKVKCQPSTLSGGEQQRVGIARAIVNSPPLLLADEPTGNLDPELSMEILKLFEDFNRHGTSVLIATHDLGLIARMKYRSLTLDHGRLIQDPLLGTSLPGDAL
- the rraB gene encoding ribonuclease E inhibitor RraB — encoded protein: MENWQEISEDIVDSLLEDGSNPDTLYEVEHHFVSEEFEKLEQAALAAFKLGYDVEDPAELELEDGSKIWGFDVVVEAELDAAVIMEDVTKLVEIATHCGVEYDGWGTYFQE
- the rpoH gene encoding RNA polymerase sigma factor RpoH — its product is MSKDIYAMALTAGQQSASIEGYLQSVSSIPMLDAEQEKALATRLHEDGDLHAAKQLIISHLRFVAHIAKSYSGYGLPQADLIQEGNIGLMKAVKRFDPTVGVRLVSFAVHWIKAEIHEYVLKNWRIVKVATTKAQRKLFFNLRKNKKRLGWFNQEEITTVANELGVSEKEVREMESRMSGQDMGFDLTADDDDNSPSSSFSPVQYLTDASSDVAEVIEEEQWQEQSQNRLIAAMKTLDERSQDIVAARWLSEDKATLQDLADKYQVSAERVRQLEKSAMKKLQAAMS
- a CDS encoding 1-acylglycerol-3-phosphate O-acyltransferase; amino-acid sequence: MLAVVRILAMALFIILSCLAGLTLSLIRPFHANNVHVVASWFGKMSRVIGVKLEISIDPGAKDLGPAMYIANHQNNYDLFTLPAVVPHNTVSMGKKSLKWVPFFGQLYWLSGNILIDRANRTKAVNTLDKSIAKIKQRGMSLWMFPEGTRSYGRGLLPFKTGAFHTALSADVPVVPVCMNSTAGQIKLNRWDNGTVYIDVLAPISLDKDIPAREHAKQIHAKMAAHIAQLDEKVRAASGKLARDQ
- the rsmD gene encoding 16S rRNA (guanine(966)-N(2))-methyltransferase RsmD — translated: MRKQQSKKPVSGHIRLISGRFRGRKLPVKDVEGLRPTTDRVKETVFNWLMQDVRDAKVLDCFAGSGSLGFEALSRFAHSATFFEFDKQVAQQLQQNADTLKVDNARVEQGDSLNKLATPAAQPFDLVFVDPPFRRDMVQSCCALLEANQWLSEDALIYVEFERESTPTFPENWTILKEKQAGQVCCRLYQRT
- the ftsX gene encoding permease-like cell division protein FtsX: MSLLFKGRGTQNDKQSKSVILKCYFFIITILRQGVHSLGEMWRTPLASMMTILVLGLSLTLPTTLYVVVKNVQKVSSGFQEAAEISLFVKDSVSEQATQTLVKRLALYPEIDTVSFIGKDNALEEFKSISGFGQALDYLEENPLPSVVLVTPTVRHRSAQAANALLNKLEQEREIEFGKLDIEWLERLNALLSLLKESVITIGLLLLSAVVLIIGNTIRLSIMDKKEEIQVLKLVGATNTFIHTPFLWTGIWYGIIGGLIAFICVMLMLWWLESAVALVVGVYQSNFVLQGLSGSELLCLLLLAVALGFIGSFLSVRKYIKDIEPDKV
- a CDS encoding HD-GYP domain-containing protein produces the protein MRVTLPIEELKPGMFVDSVHKQKSGAEVKIKSRGMVRDDAIIARLVANGVVELNIDFAQSDIPIPEKYQQPQEKPDAAEAESKKQTAQQKSDRTTKSAPTKEKVISLEEEFANAARQFEQHNKQLQMLYGNLTAGMQVDMTLINDISQEIVGSVLRNTNAMAILTRIKDKEGFNWRHMINCAILVTVFAKYLGLGKKVIEQMAIGAMLHDVGHTKIPQGIIDKSGPLNKLEMKTMQRHVAQSLGLTRGAPGITPLMLDMIVSHHERLDGSGYPRRLQGMQISKAARIMAIVDVYEGMTAERPHRDGDEPLVALRYLLANKAQFDPVLVQHFIKCIGVHPVGTIVKLSNERLALVLEGNRGAPTAPKVRVFYNTKHMHHITAKDIDLNEQDKIKIASTVRPLDYQINLSRLLKDHLLA
- the ftsY gene encoding signal recognition particle-docking protein FtsY; this encodes MGKKSKILSWLGFGKSDKKQQEAEREAARLAEEQAAREEAARLAEEQAAREEAERLAKEQAEREEAERLANEQAAREESERLAKEQAEREESERLAKEQAEREEAERLAKEQAEREAAERLAKEQAEREAAERLAKEQAERDEAERLAKEQAEREEAARLAKEQAERDEAERSAKEQAERDEAERLAKEQAEREEAARLAKEQAEREEAERLAKEQAEREEAARLAKEQAEREEAARLAKEQAEREEAARLAKEQAEREEAERLAKEQAEREEAERLAKEQAEREEAARLAKEQAEREEAARLAKEQAEREEAERLAKEQAEREEAARLAKEQAEREEAERLAKKQAEREEAERLAKEQAEHEEAARLAKEQAEREEAERQAQEQEKPKKKGFFARLKQGLLKTKTNIGSGFANIFRGKKIDDELFEDLETQLLTADIGVETTMKLIDNLTDAADRKQLKDGEALYDLMKQEMADILKDAEKPLEIPANKKPFVILMVGVNGVGKTTTIGKMAKQFQAQGKSVMLAAGDTFRAAAVEQLQVWGERNDIPVIAQHTGADSASVVFDAFQAAQARDVDVLIADTAGRLQNKDNLMQELEKIARVMKKLDPDAPHEVMLTIDAGTGQNAISQVKLFDQAVGLTGITLTKLDGTAKGGVIFAVADQFKMPIRYIGVGESIDDLRTFKSDDFIEALFSQDN
- the rpsU gene encoding 30S ribosomal protein S21; this translates as MPVIKVRENEPFDVALRRFKRSCEKAGILSEVRRREHYEKPTAERKRKKAAAVKRHMKKLSRENARRVKLY